A segment of the Corylus avellana chromosome ca2, CavTom2PMs-1.0 genome:
TTTGgccaaaatattataatatttgtggttgaattttagaattcatggtaattttttttttcaagcaagaTGAAAGTAACTTACTTGCCCTTTCATATGTATCAATCTTCCTAGATGTGGAATATTCATAATATTGATGTATGAACATTTTTAGATACAGtactttcactatttttttttctaaaaaaatagaaaatccaaaaatattctcaaataggttgattgtttttgtcaaattttaacaatcaaacataaattattttatattaatatttttatattttgaataaaaattatattttataggttaatataattaaatgaaaatattttttttttaaaatttgattttccgtgcgcgcggtaaacactgtaaaatgttttcggtggaaaacatttttaagaaaaatgacttccctaaaaatattttccgacggaaaccattttacgtcgaagtaaacggagcctaaacgCAACGACAACATCACATTCACAATGATTGCCTCCGTATGACAATTTCAAGCCAACACTAACAAATTGTCACTAGTGCAAATTGAAATAATCGAAGATAGAACGAAATATTACTAGAGCTAATTATAAACAAGACACATGAGATTCTACAACAAACTTTTTCCCTGGGACACACTCATATTTTTAAGTGCAACCTGTGACTTCCTTTATCAATTCCGagggttaaaaaaaatgaaagaacaaCTAGTATGAATCAaggaaaatgacaaagaaattGTCAGTCCTCTAGAAAACAATGTACTTGTTATGTCAAACAACTTATATCTGCCTCTTTTAAAACAAATTGTCAGCTTAAACTATTAATGAGGTAAGATAAACTAAATCTAGTAATccttaattgaaatggaaaagtTTGTTGCTTTACCACTTTTCACTTTGTGCCCATTTTCCTCCTCCTGTTTGCTTATAGAGTCAGTTTAAAGCCTTTTGACAGAAAATCATCCCTGCAAAACAATGATCAATCCATCAAAGTAGTAAGttaaacttaaacaaaaataagtagATATATGCTATATAGCAATCATGTTGGGTAATTAAAAAGAGTGAAACAAACCAGACTGGTCATgtacatcaatttttttaaacaaacttgAACTCTTAAGAGAACCAGGAAATTAAACTAAAGAGATCAACTGCTCACGTAAAATTGGTAATTAACCTATCCAGTCAATTGAGAAAGACAAATGCATAACCAGGTATAGAAATAAGCTTGaacaaaaagtaaataaataactcaattAAATTTATGTTATCTCACATCTTCTTTCtattgcttttcttcttttcctctgACGCTGGTTGCTGTGTCTTCCCATCCATTCGACCACCACCTAAGGGAACAAGGCTTTCCACATAAACACCCGCATTGAATGAATTTGGAGCCCCCTCAATCCTCACTGTCTTGGCTCTCCTCCTCCTCAAATCATACCAAAGTAGCTTTTCCTTGTCCAATTCCAAAAGAACCTTGTCCTTGTCACCACTCTTAGAATAAGCTAAAGGCATCACCTGTCCAAAATCCCTGTTCAAACTTGACTGTGAAACCTTAAACAATTTAGTCCAAGACTCCTTTAATCCATATTCCTTCATCAGCCATACATCAACAAAATCATTACCGTAATTGCAAATCATGCATAGGCGCCCTTCCAAGACCCCCAGATCCATTACAAAACCGCCATCGACATGATCAGGCTGCGGTACAATTCGAAACTCCTCAGCTACAAGATCAAAAGCAACAATCATACAGTACCATCCAAACCCTCCAGGCACCACCCAATGCAAAGCACCACCAGCAAGCGCAGCATACCCTCGTCTATAAAAAAGAAGGTAACCAAGCTGAAACAGATAACGAATATAATAGGGTATGTCCTTGATTCCTCTCCAAGAGTTACTCTTCAAGCTATAAACTTTAACATCAGCAGAGAAAAACCCATTATCACCAACAAACTGCACCATCCTCACCACCTTGTAGTCATCGCTAATGGGGTCGTGCCCAAATCCATAAAAAGTAAAACGACGAGGTTTAACATTTATATAACCTTTAGGAGCCTCAACCGGCATAACAGGCAATATCTGTTGTTTTCTCGTTGATGGGTTCCATAAAGCCATTTCTTCTTCAGCGTTACACACAGCCAACAAGCCATTGCAAGAGCCAAAAACGTCGGTTATACCCCAGATCACATTCAATGGGGGATTGAGTTCCGTGGCGGTGCGAAGCGAATCGAGCTCAACGGAGTAGAGGTACCATTTTTTGAGAACGAGGCTGAATTTGGACTTGGTGGCAAGGGAGTGGCTAAGGTGAATCTTAATGAAATCTGGATCGTCTATTTGGGAGCACCAACGCTTGGATGCGCATCTGAACCGTAGAAGCGTCTTCACCGGAAGTTGGCATAGGATGTCGGTGATTACATCGGACGGGAAGTTAAGGTCTAGCTTGAGGTTTGGCATATCAGACGGGGTATAAGGTTGGCTGTCTGGCTGGGTTTTGGATCGGGAGATTTGAATGAAGAAGCAGTTTCTGGTGCTTTCTAGAGaaataaagtaatgattaaaggTTCGGCGCATGAAATCATGAAGGATCCGCTtacattattaaaataacacgtaatgcttttaatttgtttggtcAGAAGACACCTGTCATATTTGAAAAGATTTGTTTGGAAACATAATAAAGATTGGGatgatatattttaatattatttaatagagTTTAGTTGTGTATGATTTGTTTATCGAGAATGTTAAAGTTACAACCGTTTTCACAAATGGAATTGCACAAGCTGACGTTGCCACGTtagcttgttttttttttattctttcttttctctttcttttgttttctacttCCTTCACCTGCTCGCATTTGCGTTTGCAGAGAGTGAAGGAGAGTGAGTCGATGAGAGAGAGACTCGAGGGCTCACTTCTTTTACTAAATGTTGCGTTCTGTCAACGGAACTCTCACGTCTCTTCCATATGCTCCACCCCTTCAAATCAACACCTCTCGctttggattattattattttttttttttttttttgagaaagctTTCTATTAATCTTTTGAAATTGAGTCAAAGTAGcgtattttgtttttcttttcattcccAGTTCAAATCCatctttttttaatctgaaaacAAGCCTAACTATCTTCTGAGAACTTCACATGGAGAAAAACCAAGAAATCGCACTGACCCAGGTGAGGATATCAGTTGTCTTTGTTTCATGAGTTTGTCTTTGCAGGGGCACGGCGACCCGACGCTCATGAGGTTCTTGATTGCAAGGTCGATGGACCCAGACAAAGCAGCAAAGATGTTTGTCCAGTGGCTGAAGTGGAGGGCTGCAATGGTGCCCATTGGGTTCATATCTGAATCCGAAATTCCAGATGAACTGGAACCCAGAAAGATTTATCTTCAGGGTTTATCAAAGGATGGATACCCGGTGATGGTTGTCAAAGCAAGCAAGCATTTCCCGTCTAAGGATCCTgtgagaaagagaaggaagaagaaaacaaaagaacaagaaaacaaaagaatgagaaaagaacgaataaaaaaaacaaaccaaggTGGCCACGTTGTGCAATACCATTTGTGATAATGGTTGTAactgtagcatttctcttgtttattaatgtgttatatatatatattacaacgTATAGGTGAAAGTTGTATTATATCCTGAAATTTATAATTGAGAAAATGTAttctataattttaatttatttatttccaaaaaaacttaaatatatttaaaatttaagatgGTTGCGTAACCCCTTTAGATTTGTTGAGTGGCTACATCTTTACCCCTCCTATGCTTTAGGTGGCCATATCATGTGGGTGGACACAACCCCCTATGGGTGATCGAATGGACCAACCCAGAGAGGGAAATCTTCACCCTCGCAACCCACCACGGGTAGGATCTCTCCTTATGACCCATTGCGAAGGAGATCCCCACCCTCGGGCTCAGGATGAGTCTTTGCCACCCATTGAAGGTGGGATTTCCTATACCTCCCTTACATGTTTagcttttttgtgttttaatttttaaataatgttgaTGTAGTAGAATAATGTAGCATGGGAGACCCTTGTCATGCTATACCTTGACATTATATGCTGTTAAGTTTTTAGACTAAACATGGGCGAAAAGATGTTCAAAATAGTACTTTTGTAATCCAGTGTGACTATTTGATACCAACACAAATCGCAAGTACTAAAAAATAAGGGCACCCATGttgagaaaaaaaggaaagagattaAAAAGGCCCAAACTAAAGTTGACATGAAATTCTACCTccctttttgttttaggttCGGTGGGCAGCTCTCTTTCTTCATGACCCCACTGCGGATCAAGCATGGTCCTGTTGTAATGCCCATACAAGTCCAGACTTGGTggtaccttctttttttttcttttttttttccttatcagACTTGGTGGTACAAAATAACTAAGGGTTAGGATTCTTCTGCTTATTGATCTTCTTCCAGTCCCACCCTCAACTACAGACACAGCTTTGATTCCTCTGCAACTATTGTACAAGGATACCATGCAATTCATCCTATTATGAACCACTCAATATTGATGCAAATTTAGCAAAGCCAGAACTACTGATAGCAACCATCCACCCATAAAGAGTTTTAAACAATATATCTTTTAACCTACAACCGTTCTCTCATGCAATGGGGAGCCATCCTCCAGTTTTTGAAGGTCAAATTGGCCACTCCAGCTGACCAAGAACTCCACTGGGCATTACCCACTACAGAAACCAAATCACTAATCTATGCCTCCAGAATCCATTCTCAGTGAAGTCCATCTTACTGATCAAGAACAATGGAATCTCAAACTGCCCCCCATACACAAAGTCCCATTctcacaatttttctttatgtcATTTTCTCTGAGgtaaacaatttcaaaattcaaCAACAATGTAATTTGCTCTATAATTGAACATCACCACCCATTCTTAATCTGCAATCATTTATAACTAGGACTGCACCTCAAAACCAACCTAAATGGTCATGCCATTTTCTCACAGGTcaacaatttgaaaattcaCAGCATATAGTTCAAAGTCGGTTATAACATCAAATTTCagttaaagaaaaagtaaattccaGCATCAA
Coding sequences within it:
- the LOC132171527 gene encoding F-box protein CPR1-like — translated: MPNLKLDLNFPSDVITDILCQLPVKTLLRFRCASKRWCSQIDDPDFIKIHLSHSLATKSKFSLVLKKWYLYSVELDSLRTATELNPPLNVIWGITDVFGSCNGLLAVCNAEEEMALWNPSTRKQQILPVMPVEAPKGYINVKPRRFTFYGFGHDPISDDYKVVRMVQFVGDNGFFSADVKVYSLKSNSWRGIKDIPYYIRYLFQLGYLLFYRRGYAALAGGALHWVVPGGFGWYCMIVAFDLVAEEFRIVPQPDHVDGGFVMDLGVLEGRLCMICNYGNDFVDVWLMKEYGLKESWTKLFKVSQSSLNRDFGQVMPLAYSKSGDKDKVLLELDKEKLLWYDLRRRRAKTVRIEGAPNSFNAGVYVESLVPLGGGRMDGKTQQPASEEKKKSNRKKMDDFLSKGFKLTL